From Daucus carota subsp. sativus chromosome 6, DH1 v3.0, whole genome shotgun sequence:
AATGGAGTAATAACCTAGATTTTAACAGGGGATGCAGTGTTATCTTGATTATCTGAACTCTGAAGGAAAAACACTCTCAGAAAAGCAAATTCAGATGTTGCTTTGGGAGGTGATTATCGAAACATCAGACACTACCATGGTTGCAACTGAATGGGCCATGTATGAACTTGGTAAAGATTCAAAGCGGCAGGTTAGTACATTTTTCACCCTTTCTGAACAAGAGTTTATTCATGAAACTGATTTCGTTTCATACTTCAGGATCGTCTTTATGAGGAGATCAGAAGGGTGTGCGGGTCTTCTAAAATCACTGAGGAGAATCTGCATCAGCTTCCTTATCTCTATGCTATCTTCCAAGAGACTCTGAGAGTTCATAGTCCAGTTCCAATAATTCCATTGCGTTATGTCCATGAAGATACTCAGTTAGGAGGCTACTTTGTTCCCTCTGGAAGCGAGGTTCCCTTCTTTCCTAAAGCTTCATGACATTTCAGTACTCTTAGCATCGCATTGTTTTAACcataacattaatatattatcattatattgtAGATTGCCATAAACATATACGGATGTAACATGGACAAGAATGTGTGGAAAAATTCAGAAGAGTGGAATCCTGAGAGATTCATGGGAGATAAATCTGATACAATGGATTTGTACAAGTCAATGGCCTTTGGAGGGGGTAAGAGAGCTTGTGCTGGAGCTATTGAGGCAATGACAATCTCTCGTATGGCCATCGGTAGACTAGTGCAAGAATTTGAGTGGAGAGTGACAGATGATCAGGTAGATGATGTCGATACAGTAGGGCTTACATCTCGCAAACTGCATCCAATGCTCGCGCTCATAACTCCAAGGAGCTGATTTAATGAAGTCTCACCGGCTACTATACCAGGCTTTAGTTTTTTAGTTAAAGGATACCTAGTTCATTGTATGTCTAGTACATGTCTCTTTGGTTCATTGTATTTTAGGCTTTGGTCTGGTTTGCATCATTGCCATGCTTTCTACGACTATACGCATTTCTGGTTAAACTACTTTGATGACTCCAGTGCACATAAAATAATCCATGGAAAGCAAGTTTACTCAAACTAGTGTATACAAATTTCTACAAGTTTGTTCCTACAGGACTTTATACAGGTTGAAATAAGCCATCATATAAGTTTATACAATGGAATGAAAACACAAACCAGGCCAAAAGGGTTCAAATTGCTGCTTAAAACATGTGAAGAGGCGCGTTTTGCAATTAACTTCTTATAAAACATTATACATCAACGTATTAGGAATTCATACGACAGCATGTATATAGTAGTATAAAATACCAAGTAAACGCTCCAATCATTCATAGCAGCATCTCTCAAGTCTTGGTCCATGTAACTAAAAATGATGTGTTTTGCTCAAGGATACACTGGAACCAATTCCAGGACAAAAGTCAATGCTGCAAAATACCAAGCATCGACTCAAATACTGCATATAAGCATATTCCTCTTCGAGATTTTTATCTCTACTTGTATTTTCCATTTCTGTCTTCTTCCTGGAGGCATCAATCTTTCTTACCATTCATGCATATTCCCCTGCCAGAGTGGAGCTCCTCTTTTGTCTAAACATTAAACAATATAAATATCTGCGCGTTAGCCTTTGTTTTTATTGTATTCTCCAATTAGTAAATCAAATGGATGTACTTGTTCTATCACTCTATTTGCTATCAACACCTGTTGTGGGAGCTGTTGCTGCTCTTTCTCTTTGGTtccttaaaatatttgttgatCGTAAATGGAAATCAACTCAGAAACTCCCGCCTTTGCCAGGTACGTATATTTTACTAATGAAACCATCTGTAATATTGTATCTGGTGCATATCAGTTGAGTATAATTATGTCTTTTACAATTTGTACGTGCATGTATCGCATGCAGAGGTACCAGGGCTGCCATTGATAGGAAATCTGCTGCAATTGAAAGAGAAGAAACCGCACAAGACGTTTGCCAAGTGGGCTCAGACATATGGCCCTGTCTACTCCATCAGAACTGGCTCCAACACTGTCGTCGTCCTCAATTCTAATGACGTGGTTAAGGAGGTTCTGTCGTCTTTGTTTcaacatttatttaaattaaatttgatatatcAACTTTGAGTGATTGCCTCTGTCTAGagtttttgttttaaatctaTATGGCTTTATTTTAGGCTATGGTAACAAGATTCCCTGCCATCTCTACCCGAAAACTTTCAAGCGCAGTGAAGATCCTCACTTCTGATAAATCGATAGTTGCAATGAGTGACTATAATGAGTTTTACAAGACAGCGAAGAGGCATGTGCTAACTCAAGTTCTGGGACCAACTGCTCAGGTTTGTGCTGCTAAAGAGACCTCAGACTTTTATatccgtttttttttttattttatcattccCCTGAAAAAACTGTCCATAATTATCTTAAACAGAGGCGTAATCGCATCCTGAGAGATACTTTGATTGACAACACATCAGACCAGTTGCATGCCTTGTTCAGGAATCGTCCTCTCGAGGCTGTAAATTACAGAGAAATATTCCAGTTGGAAGTTTTTGGACTAGCAATTAAGCAAGTGAGTTTGTTTTATAACTAGTGTCTCTTCGGTAAATGATGAAGCTAGGAAAACTGACTTTGGTATATCTACCAGACCTTAGGAAAAGATGTGGACTCCATTTACGTTGAGGAACTCAGAACAACAATGTCCAGACAAGAGATACTCAACTGTCTAGTTCTTGATATATTGGTGGGTTCAATTGATGTAGATTGGAGAGACTTCTTCCCATATCTTAATTGGATTCCAAATAGAAGTTTCGAAAACAGAATCAAGCAGCTGGATATACGCAGGACGGAAGTTATGAAATCATTGATTAAGAAAACGAAAATGCAGAGTGCTTTCAAAGAGGTAGTACATTAAATTACCATTGAAATATTACTTGATCTTGTAATATCTGTACAGCATAGTCACCCAAGTTTTATTATGACAGGAGTGTTATCTTGATTACTTGGAATCCGAAGGGAATATGCTTTCAGAGAGACAAATTCAAATGTTGCTCTGGGAGGTGCTTATTGCAACATCAGACACTCCTGTGGTGACAACTGAATGGGCATTGTATGAACTTGCTATAGATTCAAAGCGGCAGGTTGATACATTCTTTTCGTGgtctaaaattatgatttagacATAGGACTAATTTCTTTATTTACTTCAGGCTCGGCTTTATGAGGAGATCAGTAGAGTCTGTGGTTCTGATAAAATCACTGAGGAGAAGTTGAATCAGCTTCCTTACCTCTATGCTATCTTCCAAGAGACTTTAAGATTGTACAGTCCGGTTCCAATAGTTCCTTTGCGTTATGTCAGTGAAGATACAGAATTAGGAGGATACTTTGTTCGCTCTGGAAGCGAGGTTCCTCTCTTTTATAAAGATTTATGATTTTTCCCTTCACCGCTGTATTAATCTTATCTATAACATTACTTTATCAATATTCTTGTAGATAGCCATAAACATCTATGGTTGTAACCATGACAAGAATGTGTGGGAGAATCCTGAGGAGTGGAATCCCGAGAGATTCATGGAAGAGAAATCTGAGACAATGGAGTTGTTCAGGTCAATGGCCTTTGGAGGTGGTAAGAGAGCTTGCGTAGGAGCTCTTGAGGCAATGACAATCTCTCGCATGGCAATTGGCAGACTTATACAAGAATTTGAGTGGAGTGTGACGGATGATCAGGTAAATGATGTCGATACTGTGGGGCTTACATCCCGCAAACTCCAGCCACTGCTCGCGCTCATAAAGCCAAGAAGCTGATTGCTTCAGTAAATAACATAAAATCAGTGAATGTATCAATTCCTTTTCGACATATGCAAGTACAATAGGTGCATGAGATAACATGCATAGATTTTTAATAATCTTGTATCATCCTTTGAATCAGTGAATGTTTCACTCATGTAAATAACATAA
This genomic window contains:
- the LOC108226927 gene encoding ent-kaurene oxidase, which codes for MDVLVLSLYLLSTPVVGAVAALSLWFLKIFVDRKWKSTQKLPPLPEVPGLPLIGNLLQLKEKKPHKTFAKWAQTYGPVYSIRTGSNTVVVLNSNDVVKEAMVTRFPAISTRKLSSAVKILTSDKSIVAMSDYNEFYKTAKRHVLTQVLGPTAQRRNRILRDTLIDNTSDQLHALFRNRPLEAVNYREIFQLEVFGLAIKQTLGKDVDSIYVEELRTTMSRQEILNCLVLDILVGSIDVDWRDFFPYLNWIPNRSFENRIKQLDIRRTEVMKSLIKKTKMQSAFKEECYLDYLESEGNMLSERQIQMLLWEVLIATSDTPVVTTEWALYELAIDSKRQARLYEEISRVCGSDKITEEKLNQLPYLYAIFQETLRLYSPVPIVPLRYVSEDTELGGYFVRSGSEIAINIYGCNHDKNVWENPEEWNPERFMEEKSETMELFRSMAFGGGKRACVGALEAMTISRMAIGRLIQEFEWSVTDDQVNDVDTVGLTSRKLQPLLALIKPRS